The genomic region TAGCCATCTTTTCTCTTGAATACCTTTCAATCATTAAAGTTCCTCCTCTAAAATCTTGTCTAGTTTTTCTTGTTTTATTTTAACTTTATCCTGCATTTCTTCTTTAAGGAGGGTTAATTTCACAGCTACTTTGTTGTCAAACCCTGCGATTATTTGTCCGGCAAGGATAGCAGCGTTTTTGCTTCCGTCTATTGCCACTGTTGCAACAGGAACCCCTGGTGGCATTTGAGCTATAGAATAAAGAGCGTCTTGTCCTGCCAATGACCCTGCAGAGATTGGAACACCTATTACCGGTAAGGTTGTAAAAGCTGCCATTACTCCTGGTAGATGTGCTGCTAATCCAGCTGCTGCGATTATAGCTGAAAACCCATTATCTTTAGCATTTTTGGAAAGCTTAGCTGCCTGCTC from Proteinivorax hydrogeniformans harbors:
- the purE gene encoding 5-(carboxyamino)imidazole ribonucleotide mutase, which produces MMSKVLIVMGSDSDWGKMKDCVVTLKDLGITPEVKICSAHRTPEQAAKLSKNAKDNGFSAIIAAAGLAAHLPGVMAAFTTLPVIGVPISAGSLAGQDALYSIAQMPPGVPVATVAIDGSKNAAILAGQIIAGFDNKVAVKLTLLKEEMQDKVKIKQEKLDKILEEEL